Proteins co-encoded in one Desulfitobacterium hafniense DCB-2 genomic window:
- the cutD gene encoding choline TMA-lyase-activating enzyme yields the protein MNTEICSILERQARIFNVQKYSLYDGPGIRTLIFFKGCPLRCKWCSNPEGLERKYQVMYMEDSCIHCGNCIPVCPVNIHSFANRDGETVPTHYEPPKHTINRNIDCVGCRKCETICPKKALSIAGKDLKISEVLEIIQQDALFYLSSGGGVTLGGGEVTAQPEFATNLLMECQRMGINTAIETCGYAKLDTLLMIAQFTDLFLYDLKHIDPERHYELTGVRNERILDNLTELIHRGFNIKIRMPLIRGMNDSQDTIRRTMEFLQPFSSCKNFQGIDLLPYHKLGINKYKQLDMNYTITEDLSFKAEELDEIARIIGGYDLRAAVIRH from the coding sequence ATGAATACTGAAATTTGCAGCATTTTAGAACGGCAGGCGAGGATCTTCAATGTTCAGAAGTATTCTCTCTATGACGGACCGGGCATAAGAACACTGATTTTCTTCAAAGGCTGCCCCCTGAGATGCAAATGGTGTTCCAACCCTGAGGGACTTGAGCGAAAATATCAGGTCATGTATATGGAGGACTCATGTATTCATTGCGGCAATTGCATTCCCGTTTGTCCTGTCAACATCCATTCTTTTGCCAACCGTGACGGCGAGACGGTACCCACTCACTATGAACCGCCGAAGCATACCATCAACCGGAATATTGATTGTGTGGGCTGCCGCAAGTGTGAAACAATCTGTCCGAAAAAAGCACTCTCCATCGCCGGTAAGGATCTGAAAATCTCCGAGGTGCTGGAAATCATCCAGCAGGATGCACTCTTCTACCTGAGCTCAGGCGGAGGAGTCACCCTTGGGGGAGGGGAAGTAACGGCCCAGCCTGAATTTGCCACCAATCTGCTCATGGAATGCCAACGGATGGGAATCAATACCGCCATCGAAACCTGTGGGTATGCCAAGCTGGATACTTTGCTCATGATCGCTCAGTTCACCGATTTGTTTCTGTATGATCTTAAGCATATCGACCCGGAGCGGCATTACGAACTGACAGGGGTAAGGAATGAACGGATCCTGGATAATCTGACTGAGTTGATCCACCGGGGATTCAATATCAAAATCAGAATGCCCCTGATCAGAGGCATGAATGACAGCCAGGACACCATCCGCCGCACCATGGAGTTCCTTCAACCGTTCAGCAGCTGCAAGAACTTTCAGGGAATCGACCTGCTGCCCTACCATAAGTTAGGGATTAACAAATATAAGCAGTTGGATATGAATTACACCATTACTGAGGATTTGAGCTTTAAGGCCGAAGAGCTGGATGAGATCGCCCGCATTATTGGGGGGTATGACCTGCGGGCGGCGGTGATCAGGCATTAG
- a CDS encoding acetaldehyde dehydrogenase (acetylating) codes for MNRMDNDLLAIQEARILIENAREAQKALATFSQEKLDRIVERMAGEVVKYARELAMMSHEETGFGKWQDKYIKNIFASDFLCKKIRKMKVVGIIAEDKENQTLDVGVPVGVIVALLPSTNPVSTAIYKTLIAIKSGNAIVFSPHPKAKKTTRRVLEILVRTAEASGLPCGAIGYQRTQALEGTLGLMNHKDTALIIVTGVPKLVKAAYAAGKPTIYGGPGNGPAFIERSADIKQAVADIITSRTFDHGIVSASEQSVVAEECIADEVRQELRGNGGYFLSEEEAEQLGKLFLRPDGSVNPDIVGKSAVELARKIGITVSENTKVLISEQKFVSPTNPYAKEKLCPVLAFYVEKDWFNACEKCIELLLNDGRGHTLVIHSRNEQVIREFALKKPVSRVLVNTPATLGGIGGTTNLFPALTLGCGAVGGGFTSDNVSPLNLINIRKVGYGVRKLEDITCGVQAESVGSSESAGLTRLTGLNGSLCPGPGYPKERTQDLNELLETLLEQLLPYRNA; via the coding sequence TGAAGCGCAGAAAGCTTTGGCCACCTTTTCCCAGGAAAAGCTGGACCGGATTGTGGAGCGTATGGCTGGGGAAGTGGTGAAATACGCCCGGGAGCTGGCTATGATGTCCCACGAAGAAACGGGATTCGGAAAATGGCAGGACAAATATATCAAAAATATTTTTGCCAGTGATTTTCTCTGTAAGAAAATCAGGAAGATGAAAGTTGTCGGCATTATTGCCGAAGATAAAGAGAATCAGACCCTGGATGTGGGTGTACCCGTGGGAGTCATTGTCGCTTTGCTTCCTTCCACCAACCCTGTATCCACCGCCATCTATAAAACCTTAATTGCTATCAAATCAGGCAATGCCATTGTTTTTTCACCTCATCCCAAAGCGAAAAAGACCACCAGAAGAGTGCTGGAGATACTGGTGCGGACCGCTGAAGCCAGCGGACTGCCTTGCGGGGCCATTGGCTATCAGAGAACCCAGGCCCTTGAAGGGACACTGGGACTGATGAATCATAAGGATACAGCCCTGATCATCGTTACAGGAGTGCCCAAGCTGGTCAAAGCAGCTTATGCCGCCGGAAAACCGACTATTTATGGCGGACCTGGGAACGGCCCGGCCTTTATAGAGCGTTCAGCCGACATAAAACAGGCGGTAGCAGACATTATTACCAGCAGAACCTTTGATCACGGCATCGTGTCGGCCTCAGAACAATCCGTTGTAGCTGAGGAATGCATTGCCGACGAAGTAAGACAGGAACTCAGGGGGAATGGCGGCTACTTTCTGTCCGAAGAGGAAGCGGAGCAACTCGGCAAGCTCTTTCTGCGCCCTGACGGCAGCGTCAATCCGGACATCGTCGGTAAATCGGCTGTGGAGCTGGCCAGGAAAATCGGTATCACCGTTTCGGAAAATACCAAGGTTCTCATTTCTGAACAAAAATTTGTCTCACCAACTAACCCTTATGCTAAAGAAAAACTCTGTCCGGTATTGGCTTTTTATGTGGAGAAGGATTGGTTCAACGCCTGTGAAAAGTGTATCGAACTGCTCCTCAACGATGGCCGGGGGCATACCCTCGTCATTCATTCACGGAATGAGCAGGTAATCAGGGAATTCGCCCTGAAAAAACCCGTATCGAGAGTACTTGTGAATACCCCCGCCACTTTGGGAGGAATCGGAGGGACAACCAATCTCTTCCCGGCCTTGACCCTTGGCTGCGGTGCAGTGGGCGGCGGATTCACTTCAGATAATGTCTCACCGCTGAATTTGATTAACATCCGCAAGGTGGGCTATGGGGTAAGGAAATTGGAGGATATAACCTGTGGTGTGCAGGCTGAATCGGTAGGATCATCAGAATCAGCAGGATTAACGAGGCTAACGGGGCTGAACGGAAGTCTTTGCCCCGGCCCCGGTTACCCTAAGGAAAGAACCCAGGACCTCAACGAGCTGTTGGAAACATTGTTGGAACAGCTTTTACCTTATAGAAATGCTTAA
- the cutC gene encoding choline trimethylamine-lyase: MDSKEFSAKFADVTKNLSPEETAIVMKLFQEISKELAANSPSPAYQERKSPVYEGEITGLTPRLNNLRTVYLQAKPSVSIDRARAFTEVTRENPGLPKILLRAKCFRRACETAPLLIQKDELIVGHPCGKPRAGAFSPDIAWRWVRDELDTMATRPQDPFQISEEDKRILREEIFPFWEGKSVDEICQKQYEDAGIWSFSGESFVSDLSYHQINGGGDTAPGYDVILIKKGIKGVRQEAEDRLSRLSMENPEDIDKIYFYKAEIEACDGILAYARRLSDYARESADREVDSVRKQELHKIADVLTWVPANPPRTFHEALQSIWTLESLFVVEENQTGISLGRLDQYIYPMFKADMDAGRLNKLEAFELMSCFLIKCSEVMWLSSEQGAKYFAGYQPFINCTVGGQKRTGGDATNELTYLIMDAVRFTKMYQPSLACRIHNQSPQRYLKKIVEVVKAGLGFPACHFDDSHIKMMLAKGFSIEDSRDYCLMGCVEPQKSGGIYQWTSTGYTQWPIAIEFVLNRGVMKWRGTMEGLDTGDLDNFKTYEEFDAACKQQIENIIRLSAIGTIISQRVHKELVPKPLMSLLVEGCMEKGTDVTSGGARINFGPGLIFSGLGTYADSMAAIKKLVFEEKKYTLKQIRDALNANFEGYEALRTDCLNAPKYGNDDDYADLIASDLIIWTERVHNSFKMLFSHFTHGTLSISNNTPIGEITGATPNGRLAWTPLSDGISPTQGADKFGPTAIIKSVSKLSVESMNIGMVHNFKLLRGILETPEGENGLITLLRTASILGNGQMQFSYVDNEVLKRAQIEPDKYRDLIIRVAGYSAYFVELCKEVQDEIISRTVLEHF, encoded by the coding sequence ATGGATAGCAAAGAATTTTCGGCAAAATTTGCCGATGTAACTAAGAACTTATCCCCAGAAGAAACAGCTATTGTTATGAAACTATTTCAGGAGATCTCCAAAGAACTGGCGGCAAATTCCCCATCCCCGGCGTACCAGGAGAGGAAGTCCCCCGTGTACGAAGGGGAAATCACCGGCCTTACACCGCGTTTAAACAATCTGCGCACAGTCTATTTGCAAGCCAAACCCAGTGTCAGCATCGATCGGGCCAGAGCATTCACAGAAGTAACCAGGGAAAATCCCGGTTTACCAAAGATTCTGCTCCGGGCCAAGTGTTTCAGGAGAGCCTGTGAGACAGCCCCCCTCCTTATTCAAAAAGACGAGCTTATTGTGGGGCATCCTTGCGGAAAACCGCGGGCCGGTGCTTTTTCACCGGATATTGCCTGGAGATGGGTAAGGGATGAATTGGATACCATGGCCACCCGGCCCCAGGATCCCTTCCAAATCAGTGAAGAAGATAAGCGCATCCTCCGGGAAGAAATCTTCCCTTTCTGGGAAGGGAAAAGCGTGGATGAGATTTGTCAGAAACAATACGAAGATGCCGGGATCTGGTCCTTTTCCGGGGAGTCCTTTGTCAGTGATCTTTCCTACCATCAGATCAACGGCGGCGGTGATACTGCTCCCGGATATGATGTGATCCTGATTAAAAAAGGGATCAAAGGAGTACGACAAGAAGCAGAGGACAGATTGAGCAGGTTGTCCATGGAAAACCCGGAGGATATCGACAAGATTTACTTCTATAAAGCGGAGATTGAGGCTTGCGACGGTATTCTGGCTTATGCTCGGCGGCTTTCCGATTATGCCCGGGAATCAGCCGACCGGGAAGTGGATTCTGTACGGAAGCAAGAATTGCACAAGATCGCTGATGTTTTGACCTGGGTTCCCGCTAATCCGCCCCGTACTTTCCATGAGGCTCTCCAATCGATTTGGACCCTGGAATCGCTGTTTGTCGTTGAAGAGAACCAGACAGGCATTTCTCTGGGACGTTTGGATCAATATATCTACCCCATGTTCAAGGCCGATATGGATGCCGGCCGGCTCAACAAGCTGGAAGCCTTCGAATTGATGAGTTGTTTCCTGATCAAATGCTCGGAAGTGATGTGGCTGTCCAGCGAACAGGGCGCCAAATATTTCGCCGGTTATCAACCCTTCATCAACTGTACTGTAGGGGGGCAGAAGCGAACCGGAGGGGATGCTACCAACGAGCTGACCTATCTGATCATGGATGCCGTTCGTTTTACCAAGATGTATCAGCCCTCCCTGGCCTGCCGGATTCATAATCAATCCCCCCAAAGGTATCTGAAAAAGATTGTGGAAGTGGTGAAAGCCGGATTGGGATTCCCCGCCTGCCACTTTGATGACAGTCATATCAAAATGATGCTGGCCAAAGGCTTCAGCATCGAAGATTCCCGGGATTATTGCCTGATGGGCTGTGTGGAACCTCAGAAATCCGGCGGTATCTATCAGTGGACTTCCACCGGCTATACTCAATGGCCTATCGCCATCGAATTTGTTCTGAACCGCGGGGTCATGAAATGGCGGGGCACGATGGAAGGTCTTGACACCGGCGATCTCGATAACTTCAAGACTTATGAAGAATTTGATGCCGCCTGCAAGCAACAAATAGAGAACATTATTCGCTTATCAGCCATTGGTACCATCATCAGTCAGCGTGTTCATAAAGAGCTTGTTCCCAAACCCCTGATGTCCCTGCTGGTGGAAGGCTGTATGGAAAAGGGGACGGATGTGACAAGCGGTGGAGCCCGGATCAATTTTGGTCCCGGATTGATCTTCTCCGGCCTGGGAACCTATGCAGACTCCATGGCGGCCATCAAAAAGCTGGTCTTTGAAGAAAAGAAGTACACTCTGAAACAAATCAGGGATGCTCTCAATGCCAATTTTGAAGGCTATGAAGCATTGCGGACCGATTGTCTGAATGCGCCGAAATACGGAAATGATGATGATTATGCCGATTTAATTGCTTCAGATCTGATCATTTGGACCGAACGGGTGCACAATTCCTTTAAAATGCTCTTCTCACATTTCACCCATGGCACCCTTTCCATCTCCAACAACACTCCCATCGGTGAAATCACGGGCGCTACCCCCAACGGCCGACTGGCCTGGACACCGCTGTCCGACGGAATCAGTCCCACCCAGGGTGCGGATAAGTTTGGACCCACCGCCATCATCAAATCCGTCAGTAAGCTGAGCGTCGAGTCCATGAATATCGGCATGGTTCATAATTTTAAACTATTGCGCGGTATTCTGGAAACCCCGGAAGGGGAAAACGGCCTGATCACCTTGCTCAGAACAGCCTCCATCCTCGGCAATGGCCAGATGCAATTCAGCTATGTGGATAATGAAGTCCTGAAACGGGCTCAAATCGAACCGGATAAATATCGGGATCTCATCATTCGGGTGGCTGGATACAGCGCCTACTTCGTGGAATTGTGCAAAGAGGTTCAGGATGAAATCATCAGCCGGACCGTTCTGGAACATTTTTAA